In Streptomyces sp. ML-6, the genomic stretch CCACGACCGGGGCATCACCACCCTCGCCCTCGACTCACCGGCCAACCGCAACGCGCTCTCCGCGGCCCTGGTCGACGAGCTCGGCACCGCCCTGGACGCGTGCGCGGCCGACGACGCCGTACGGGCCGTCGTCCTCACCCACACCGGCAACACCTTCTGCGCCGGCGCCGACCTCACCGCACCGCCCGACCCGCACGCCCTCGTCGCCCTGATGCGGCGGATCGTCGCCCTGCCCAAACCCGTCGTCGCCCGGGTCACCGGACACGTCCGGGCGGGCGGCCTCGGGCTGCTCGGGGCCTGCGACGTCTCGGCGGCCGGACCCGGCGCCTCGTTCGCCCTCACCGAGTCCCGGCTCGGCCTCGCCCCCGCCGTCATCTCCCTGCCGCTGCTGCCCCGTACCGACCCGCGCGCCGCCACCCGCTACTACCTCACCGGCGAACGCTTCGACGCGGCCGAGGCCGCCCGCATCGGCCTGATCACGCTCGCCGTCGGACCGGGCGAGGACATCGACCAGGCACTCGCCCCCGTGCTGGACGGCCTGCGCAAAGCCTCCCCGCAGGGGCTGAGGGCATCGAAGGAGCTGGTCACGGCTACTGTGCTGGAAAGCTTCGACCAGCACGCCGAAGACCTCATCGCCCGCTCGGCGGCACTCTTCGCCTCCGCCGAAGCCCGGGAAGGAATGACGGCTTTCCTCGAACGACGGGACCCCGCATGGGCGTTGTGATGCCCCCCACCGACCGGACCCCCAAGCAGGACCGCAGCCGCGCCACCCGCCGCAGGCTCCTCGAAGCCGCCGTCTCCTGCCTGGCCGAACACGGCTGGGCGGGCTCCACGGTCTCCGCCGTCGCCGAACGCGCGGGCGTCTCGCGGGGCGCGGCCCAGCACCACTTCCCGACCCGCGAGGACCTGTTCACCGCGGCCGTCGAGTACGTCGCCGAGGAACGCTCCGCCGCCCTGCGCGCCCTGCCCGTCCAGGGCCGCACGGAGGTCGTCGCCGCACTCGTCGACCTGTACACCGGGCCGCTCTTCCGCGCCGCGCTCCAGCTCTGGGTCGCCGCGTCCAACGAACCGCAGCTCCGCCCCCGCGTCACCGAACTCGAAGCCCGCGTCGGCCGCGAGACCCACCGCATCGCCGTCGAACTCCTCGCCGCCGACGAGACGAGGCCCGGCGTGCGCGAAACCGTCCAGGGCCTCCTCGACATGGCCCGCGGCCTGGGCCTGGCCAACGTCCTCACCGACGACACGGCCCGCCGCCGGGGAGTCGTGGCGCAGTGGACGGTCCTGCTGGAACGGGCACTGGACTGAGCCGCGGCAAGTAGGGCTGGCACCAGGGGCGTTGGGGGGAAAGCCGCAGTGATCCCCGGGGTGCCGCGCGACTAGCGTCGATCCGCGTGAGACACGGACAGAGCAGGCGGAGCGAACAGCCCTTCCGCCCGCCCGGTCGTCCCGGCCGCGGTCCCGGTACTGCCGGCCGCCGCCCCCGTACACCGGCAAGCGCATCCCGAACGCCACGCCTGTCACCGGGCTGTTCGGCAGGCGCCCGGTGGCCGCACACGGGCTCGCCGACCCCGAAATGCCGTGTCTCTCCCATGAGCAGCACCGACCAGCCCAGGGAGACAGAGTGACCGCCCCGAACAGCCGCTTGACCGGCTCGACCAGCTCGACGAGTTCGACCAGGGCCATGCGCCGGGCCTCCGCCGCCGGCCTCGCCCTGGCCGCCTGCGCCACCGCGTTCTCCGTGCCGGCCACGGCCGCCGCGTCCCCGACCACCGGCCGCGGGACGAACTCCGCCCCCGCGACCACGGCCACCGTCACCAGTACCGCCACCAGCGCCGCCCTCGACCGTTACTACCGGCAGAACCTCGCCTGGGGAAGCTGTGTCACCGGCCCGGACGACACGGCGGGCCGTGAGCTGGACAAGGCCGGGGCCCAGTGCACGGACGTGACCGTACCGCTCGACTACGCCGAGCCCACCGGCCGCACGATCACCGTGGCCATGTCCCGGC encodes the following:
- a CDS encoding enoyl-CoA hydratase family protein, which encodes MSRLAAPVHDRGITTLALDSPANRNALSAALVDELGTALDACAADDAVRAVVLTHTGNTFCAGADLTAPPDPHALVALMRRIVALPKPVVARVTGHVRAGGLGLLGACDVSAAGPGASFALTESRLGLAPAVISLPLLPRTDPRAATRYYLTGERFDAAEAARIGLITLAVGPGEDIDQALAPVLDGLRKASPQGLRASKELVTATVLESFDQHAEDLIARSAALFASAEAREGMTAFLERRDPAWAL
- a CDS encoding TetR/AcrR family transcriptional regulator — its product is MGVVMPPTDRTPKQDRSRATRRRLLEAAVSCLAEHGWAGSTVSAVAERAGVSRGAAQHHFPTREDLFTAAVEYVAEERSAALRALPVQGRTEVVAALVDLYTGPLFRAALQLWVAASNEPQLRPRVTELEARVGRETHRIAVELLAADETRPGVRETVQGLLDMARGLGLANVLTDDTARRRGVVAQWTVLLERALD